One Ahaetulla prasina isolate Xishuangbanna chromosome 1, ASM2864084v1, whole genome shotgun sequence DNA window includes the following coding sequences:
- the GREM2 gene encoding gremlin-2: MAQDFGINFLLRMIWKLALSLFLMSTLVQVIEPRKNRPAGAIPSPYKGSRSNNSDRRPHLNKEVLASSQEALVVTERKYLKSDWCKTQPLRQTVSEEGCLSRTIINRFCYGQCNSFYIPRHVKKEEESFQSCAFCKPQKVTSFTVELECPELDPPFRLKKIQKVKQCRCMSVSLSSTGKQ; encoded by the exons ATGGCTCAGGATTTTGGCATCAATTTTCTGCTTAG GATGATCTGGAAACTTGCTTTATCGTTGTTTCTCATGTCCACTCTGGTTCAAGTGATAGAACCCAGGAAAAACCGTCCTGCGGGAGCCATCCCTTCCCCTTACAAAGGCAGCAGAAGTAATAACTCTGACCGGCGACCACATCTGAACAAAGAAGTGCTGGCCtccagccaggaggctttggtgGTTACAGAGAGGAAATATCTGAAAAGTGATTGGTGCAAAACCCAGCCCTTACGGCAGACTGTCAGCGAGGAGGGCTGCCTTAGCCGCACGATTATAAACCGCTTCTGCTATGGCCAGTGCAACTCCTTCTATATCCCCCGGCAtgtaaaaaaagaggaggagtctTTCCAATCGTGTGCCTTTTGCAAGCCTCAGAAGGTCACCTCCTTCACAGTGGAGCTAGAGTGCCCTGAACTGGACCCACCTTTTCGACTTAAGAAGATCCAGAAAGTCAAGCAATGCCGATGTATGTCGGTAAGCCTGAGCAGTACAGGCAAACAATAA